In the genome of Sander vitreus isolate 19-12246 chromosome 13, sanVit1, whole genome shotgun sequence, one region contains:
- the emsy gene encoding BRCA2-interacting transcriptional repressor EMSY isoform X2, giving the protein MPMIQLEKPVLTGTMPVVWPTILDLGRDECKRILRKLELEAYAGVISALRAQGDLTKDKKDLLGELTKILGISTERHRAEVRRAVNDERLTTIAYHMSGPNSSSEWSIEGRRLVPLMPRLVPQTAFTVTANAVASATANQNASLLLPAETGNKEVVVCYSYTSTTGTSTSATATSGTIGATVKSPRPPSPSSNVVVLPSGSTVYVKSVSCSDEDEKPRKRRRTNSSSSSPVMLKEVSKVSPPISKNITVPVSGSPKMSNIMQSIANSLPPHLSPVKITFTKPTIQTTNTTTQKVIIVTTSPSSNFVPNILSKSHAHNNAALSKLISTSMLTAPTQKQTVVFPASVSPSSNTVAVTTMVSSTPSVVMSTTCASSAGVKVASARLPSPKTLVGSPAQILAQFPKQQSPKQLQQSSSMGVCSVSQTQTTSTSPGSKPTIQIKQESGVKIITQQVQPSKILPKPSSVALSSSSSSPIMVVSSNGAIMTTKLVTQATATQATYTRPTVSPSLGARISAAGGGTTYVKTTSGSIITVVPKSLATLGGKIISSNIVSGTTTKITTIPMSSKPNVIVVQKTTGKGATIQGLPGKNVVTTLLNAGVSPKLENFISYIKGEKGLQAVQGTKPAIITASRPITKMIVTQPKGMSSGSQSTATKIIPTKIVYGQQGKTQVLIKPKPVFQTAVVSEHTRQLVTEALQQVTRSAEIGQGQTSGQDGSTKDDAGSLAAESSHGSAQESQPVVHVVSSREQDWTEQEVSVESSPTIIYQEVSGGESQSATSTIKALLELQQTTVKEKGEPKPRQHTIDLSQMAVPIQLAQEKKPSPESPRPSTSEAEPSTEYVTAGKVSSRVVVPSEDDNVVMSSSQQLGKPPKISSQATVVTKPAATVLSAASHVSHMPSDSHGKTETVLEVGELEGDTLDPQTGLFYRSSQPTTDPIKQTTHSAAAQPHPPSQAEAEQSRHSSAYTQPPLPPPQLHSKPQISQPSSSSTIFPSTLPPTKKLPKLREQSQPKPQALTQSPKDRPLTAPLQAGAKVTALATPTKPLLTPQLPKLQQAPTSHHRPLHTPMSHPPPLQAHHPVSTEKTASSQQPIITQSATVTKITFGSAHHSSPVFSSGEATAKLIPESSSRPSGDKPSVSDILKISMMEAEIDPSTEPMVVDSSSDCGPMGKAMEVQAVSGTLDSGQFISSSGASMHHPLTKPQQFSCMQGLTAQRGKEDLEIIEVIPQYSILPDSSQSNVVVEPSGFLEITNYTSQQLEEDSPMEQEVDSSNDEATAASPPNQP; this is encoded by the exons ATG CCCATGATTCAGCTGGAGAAACCGGTGCTGACTGGTACCATGCCTGTGGTATGGCCCACCATCCTTGACCTGGGCAGGGATGAGTGCAAAAGAATTCTCCGTAAACTTG AGCTGGAGGCTTATGCTGGGGTTATCAGTGCCCTGCGAGCCCAAGGAGACCTGACAAAGGACAAGAAGGATCTGCTCGGAGAACTCACTAAAATCCTTGG TATCTCAACAGAGCGCCATCGTGCAGAAGTCCGCAGGGCTGTCAATGATGAACGCCTCACCACCATTGCATATCA TATGTCAGGTCCTAACAGCTCGTCCGAATGGTCCATTGAAGGACGGCGGCTTGTTCCCTTGATGCCGAGGCTGGTCCCTCAGACAGCCTTTACTGTGACTGCTAATGCTGTGGCCAGTgctacagccaatcagaatgcCTCCCTTCTGTTGCCAGCTGAAACGGGAAACAAAGAAG TGGTTGTATGTTACTCCTACACAAGCACCACCGGCACCTCAACCAGCGCTACAGCGACCAGCGGCACCATAGGAGCAACTGTAAAATCCCCACGACCACCCAGTCCTTCATCCAACGTTGTGGTGTTGCCCAGCGGGAGCACCGTCTATGTAAAAA GTGTGAGCTGTTCCGACGAGGATGAGAAGCCTCGCAAGCGAAGGCGGACAAACTCGTCCAGCTCGTCGCCGGTGATGCTGAAGGAGGTTTCCAAGGTGTCTCCGCCGATATCCAAGAACATCACGGTACCGGTGAGCGGCAGCCCCAAGATGAGCAACATCATGCAGAGCATAGCCAACTCGCTGCCGCCCCACCTGTCCCCCGTCAAGATCACATTCACTAAGCCCACCATCCAGACCACCAACACCACCACGCAGAAG GTGATAATCGTGACAACATCTCCCAGCTCCAACTTTGTGCCCAACATCCTGTCCAAGTCTCACGCTCACAACAACGCTGCTCTGTCCAAGCTGATCTCCACCTCCATGCTGACCGCTCCCACCCAGAAACAGACGGTGGTCTTCCCAGCCAGCGTCAGCCCTTCCTCCAACACCGTCGCAGTGACCACAATGGTCTCCTCTACTCCTTCAGTGGTCATGTCAACAACAT GTGCCTCTTCAGCTGGGGTGAAGGTGGCTTCAGCCAGACTTCCATCACCTAAGACCCTGGTGGGGTCGCCGGCTCAGATCCTGGCCCAGTTCCCCAAACAGCAGTCACCCAAACAGCTGCAGCAGAGCTCATCTATGGGAGTTTGTAGTGTCAGCCAGACCCAGACCACCAGCACCTCACCGGGCTCCAAACCCACCATTCAGATCAAACAAGAGTCGG GGGTCAAGATAATCACTCAGCAGGTTCAGCCCAGCAAAATCCTACCCAAGCCATCATCCGTGGCTTTGTCCAGCAGCAGCTCATCCCCCATCATGGTCGTCAGTAGCAACGGAGCCATCATGACCACCAAACTGGTCACTCAGGCCACAG CTACCCAGGCCACCTATACGAGACCGACTGTTAGCCCCAGCCTCGGCGCCAGAATATCAGCCGCCGGTGGGGGGACCACCTACGTCAAGACCACCAGCGGCAGCATCATCACAGTGGTGCCCAAGTCGCTGGCCACTCTGGGCGGGAAGATCATCAGCAGTAACATCGTCTCCG GCACAACGACTAAGATCACCACCATCCCAATGAGCTCCAAGCCGAACGTCATCGTGGTTCAGAAAACCACTGGAAAAGGAGCAACCATCCAAGGACTACCTGGCAAAAATGTGGTCACCACGCTTTTAAATGCTGGG GTGTCGCCAAAGTTAGAAAACTTCATATCCTACATAAAG GGTGAGAAGGGCCTGCAGGCTGTTCAGGGGACCAAACCAGCAATCATTACTGCCTCCAGACCCATTACCAAGATGATCGTCACCCAGCCCAAAGGCATGAGCTCTGGGTCCCAGTCCACCGCCACAAAGATCATCCCAACCAAGATCGTCTACGGCCAGCAGGGCAAGACACAG GTTCTCATTAAGCCTAAGCCAGTCTTCCAGACGGCGGTCGTGAGCGAACACACCAGGCAGCTGGTCACTGAGGCGCTGCAGCAGGTGACCCGCTCAGCAGAAATCGGGCAGGGTCAGACCTCAGGCCAGGACGGGTCCACAAAGGACGACGCCGGCAGCTTAGCTGCCGAGTCCTCCCATGGCAGCGCTCAAG AGTCTCAGCCTGTAGTGCACGTGGTGTCCTCCAGAGAGCAGGATTGGACAGAACAGGAAGTATCTGTGGAGTCCAGCCCCACTATTATCTACCAGGAGGTGTCTGGTGGGGAATCCCAGTCCGCCACTTCCACCATCAAAGCCCTGTTGGAGCTTCAGCAGACAACAG TGAAGGAGAAGGGAGAGCCCAAACCCAGGCAGCACACCATCGACCTGAGCCAGATGGCCGTGCCCATCCAGCTGGCCCAGGAGAAGAAGCCCAGCCCGGAGTCCCCTAGGCCCTCCACCTCAGAGGCTGAGCCCAGTACTGAGTACGTCACAGCAG GTAAAGTCAGCAGCAGAGTGGTAGTGCCCTCGGAGGATGATAACGTGGTCATGTCCTCCAGCCAGCAGCTGGGGAAGCCTCCCAAAATCAGCAGCCAGGCTACCGTGGTAACCAAACCAGCTGCTACCGTCCTCTCTGCAGCTTCCCACGTCAGCCACATG CCCTCTGACAGCCATGGTAAAACGGAAACTGTGTTAGAGGTGGGCGAGCTGGAAGGCGACACCTTGGACCCCCAAACAGGCTTGTTTTACCGCTCCAGCCAACCAACTACAGATCCCATAAAGCAAACCACCCACTCCGCAGCCGCTCAGCCGCACCCCCCGAGCCAGGCAGAGGCCGAGCAGAGCCGCCACAGCTCCGCCTACACTCAGCCGCCACTGCCTCCACCACAACTGCATAGCAAACCTCAAATCAGCCagccttcctcttcctccaccatCTTCCCCTCTACTCTTCCTCCGACTAAGAAACTCCCAAAACTACGAGAGCAGAGTCAGCCCAAACCCCAGGCCTTAACCCAGAGCCCCAAAGACAGACCCCTGACTGCACCACTCCAAGCTGGGGCAAAGGTCACGGCCCTGGCCACACCAACCAAGCCCCTGTTGACGCCGCAGCTTCCGAAGCTCCAGCAAGCACCCACATCTCACCACAGACCCCTGCACACACCCATGTCCCACCCTCCTCCACTGCAGGCGCACCACCCTGTCAGCACTGAAAAGACTGCCTCCAGCCAG CAGCCAATCATCACACAGAGCGCCACCGTCACCAAGATCACCTTTGGCAGCGCCCACCATTCATCGCCAGTCTTTAGCAGCGGTGAGGCCACCGCCAAACTGATTCCCGAGTCCAGCTCCAGGCCCTCGGGAGACAAGCCCTCGGTGTCAGACATCCTGAAGATTTCCATGATGGAAGCAGAGATCGATCCAAGCACAGAGCCCATGGTGGTGGATTCCTCCAGTGACTGCGGCCCTATGGGGAAAGCCATGGAGGTGCAGGCCGTGTCAGGCACACTGGACTCGGGCCAGTTCATCAGCAGCTCTGGAGCTTCCATGCATCATCCCCTCACAAAACCCCAGCAGTTCAGCTGCATGCAAGGCCTCACAGCACAGAGGGGCAAAGAAGACCTGGAGATCATTGAG GTGATTCCTCAGTACTCCATCCTGCCGGACTCCAGCCAATCCAACGTGGTGGTGGAGCCCAGCGGCTTCCTGGAGATCACCAATTACACCAGCCAGCAGCTGGAGGAGGATAGCCCCATGGAGCAGGAGGTGGACAGCAGCAACGATGAGGCCACAGCAGCCAGTCCCCCGAACCAACCATAG
- the emsy gene encoding BRCA2-interacting transcriptional repressor EMSY isoform X3 encodes MPMIQLEKPVLTGTMPVVWPTILDLGRDECKRILRKLELEAYAGVISALRAQGDLTKDKKDLLGELTKILGISTERHRAEVRRAVNDERLTTIAYHMSGPNSSSEWSIEGRRLVPLMPRLVPQTAFTVTANAVASATANQNASLLLPAETGNKEVVVCYSYTSTTGTSTSATATSGTIGATVKSPRPPSPSSNVVVLPSGSTVYVKSVSCSDEDEKPRKRRRTNSSSSSPVMLKEVSKVSPPISKNITVPVSGSPKMSNIMQSIANSLPPHLSPVKITFTKPTIQTTNTTTQKVIIVTTSPSSNFVPNILSKSHAHNNAALSKLISTSMLTAPTQKQTVVFPASVSPSSNTVAVTTMVSSTPSVVMSTTCASSAGVKVASARLPSPKTLVGSPAQILAQFPKQQSPKQLQQSSSMGVCSVSQTQTTSTSPGSKPTIQIKQESGVKIITQQVQPSKILPKPSSVALSSSSSSPIMVVSSNGAIMTTKLVTQATATQATYTRPTVSPSLGARISAAGGGTTYVKTTSGSIITVVPKSLATLGGKIISSNIVSGTTTKITTIPMSSKPNVIVVQKTTGKGATIQGLPGKNVVTTLLNAGVSPKLENFISYIKGEKGLQAVQGTKPAIITASRPITKMIVTQPKGMSSGSQSTATKIIPTKIVYGQQGKTQVLIKPKPVFQTAVVSEHTRQLVTEALQQVTRSAEIGQGQTSGQDGSTKDDAGSLAAESSHGSAQESQPVVHVVSSREQDWTEQEVSVESSPTIIYQEVSGGESQSATSTIKALLELQQTTAVKEKGEPKPRQHTIDLSQMAVPIQLAQEKKPSPESPRPSTSEAEPSTEYVTAGKVSSRVVVPSEDDNVVMSSSQQLGKPPKISSQATVVTKPAATVLSAASHVSHMPSDSHGKTETVLEVGELEGDTLDPQTGLFYRSSQPTTDPIKQTTHSAAAQPHPPSQAEAEQSRHSSAYTQPPLPPPQLHSKPQISQPSSSSTIFPSTLPPTKKLPKLREQSQPKPQALTQSPKDRPLTAPLQAGAKVTALATPTKPLLTPQLPKLQQAPTSHHRPLHTPMSHPPPLQAHHPVSTEKTASSQPIITQSATVTKITFGSAHHSSPVFSSGEATAKLIPESSSRPSGDKPSVSDILKISMMEAEIDPSTEPMVVDSSSDCGPMGKAMEVQAVSGTLDSGQFISSSGASMHHPLTKPQQFSCMQGLTAQRGKEDLEIIEVIPQYSILPDSSQSNVVVEPSGFLEITNYTSQQLEEDSPMEQEVDSSNDEATAASPPNQP; translated from the exons ATG CCCATGATTCAGCTGGAGAAACCGGTGCTGACTGGTACCATGCCTGTGGTATGGCCCACCATCCTTGACCTGGGCAGGGATGAGTGCAAAAGAATTCTCCGTAAACTTG AGCTGGAGGCTTATGCTGGGGTTATCAGTGCCCTGCGAGCCCAAGGAGACCTGACAAAGGACAAGAAGGATCTGCTCGGAGAACTCACTAAAATCCTTGG TATCTCAACAGAGCGCCATCGTGCAGAAGTCCGCAGGGCTGTCAATGATGAACGCCTCACCACCATTGCATATCA TATGTCAGGTCCTAACAGCTCGTCCGAATGGTCCATTGAAGGACGGCGGCTTGTTCCCTTGATGCCGAGGCTGGTCCCTCAGACAGCCTTTACTGTGACTGCTAATGCTGTGGCCAGTgctacagccaatcagaatgcCTCCCTTCTGTTGCCAGCTGAAACGGGAAACAAAGAAG TGGTTGTATGTTACTCCTACACAAGCACCACCGGCACCTCAACCAGCGCTACAGCGACCAGCGGCACCATAGGAGCAACTGTAAAATCCCCACGACCACCCAGTCCTTCATCCAACGTTGTGGTGTTGCCCAGCGGGAGCACCGTCTATGTAAAAA GTGTGAGCTGTTCCGACGAGGATGAGAAGCCTCGCAAGCGAAGGCGGACAAACTCGTCCAGCTCGTCGCCGGTGATGCTGAAGGAGGTTTCCAAGGTGTCTCCGCCGATATCCAAGAACATCACGGTACCGGTGAGCGGCAGCCCCAAGATGAGCAACATCATGCAGAGCATAGCCAACTCGCTGCCGCCCCACCTGTCCCCCGTCAAGATCACATTCACTAAGCCCACCATCCAGACCACCAACACCACCACGCAGAAG GTGATAATCGTGACAACATCTCCCAGCTCCAACTTTGTGCCCAACATCCTGTCCAAGTCTCACGCTCACAACAACGCTGCTCTGTCCAAGCTGATCTCCACCTCCATGCTGACCGCTCCCACCCAGAAACAGACGGTGGTCTTCCCAGCCAGCGTCAGCCCTTCCTCCAACACCGTCGCAGTGACCACAATGGTCTCCTCTACTCCTTCAGTGGTCATGTCAACAACAT GTGCCTCTTCAGCTGGGGTGAAGGTGGCTTCAGCCAGACTTCCATCACCTAAGACCCTGGTGGGGTCGCCGGCTCAGATCCTGGCCCAGTTCCCCAAACAGCAGTCACCCAAACAGCTGCAGCAGAGCTCATCTATGGGAGTTTGTAGTGTCAGCCAGACCCAGACCACCAGCACCTCACCGGGCTCCAAACCCACCATTCAGATCAAACAAGAGTCGG GGGTCAAGATAATCACTCAGCAGGTTCAGCCCAGCAAAATCCTACCCAAGCCATCATCCGTGGCTTTGTCCAGCAGCAGCTCATCCCCCATCATGGTCGTCAGTAGCAACGGAGCCATCATGACCACCAAACTGGTCACTCAGGCCACAG CTACCCAGGCCACCTATACGAGACCGACTGTTAGCCCCAGCCTCGGCGCCAGAATATCAGCCGCCGGTGGGGGGACCACCTACGTCAAGACCACCAGCGGCAGCATCATCACAGTGGTGCCCAAGTCGCTGGCCACTCTGGGCGGGAAGATCATCAGCAGTAACATCGTCTCCG GCACAACGACTAAGATCACCACCATCCCAATGAGCTCCAAGCCGAACGTCATCGTGGTTCAGAAAACCACTGGAAAAGGAGCAACCATCCAAGGACTACCTGGCAAAAATGTGGTCACCACGCTTTTAAATGCTGGG GTGTCGCCAAAGTTAGAAAACTTCATATCCTACATAAAG GGTGAGAAGGGCCTGCAGGCTGTTCAGGGGACCAAACCAGCAATCATTACTGCCTCCAGACCCATTACCAAGATGATCGTCACCCAGCCCAAAGGCATGAGCTCTGGGTCCCAGTCCACCGCCACAAAGATCATCCCAACCAAGATCGTCTACGGCCAGCAGGGCAAGACACAG GTTCTCATTAAGCCTAAGCCAGTCTTCCAGACGGCGGTCGTGAGCGAACACACCAGGCAGCTGGTCACTGAGGCGCTGCAGCAGGTGACCCGCTCAGCAGAAATCGGGCAGGGTCAGACCTCAGGCCAGGACGGGTCCACAAAGGACGACGCCGGCAGCTTAGCTGCCGAGTCCTCCCATGGCAGCGCTCAAG AGTCTCAGCCTGTAGTGCACGTGGTGTCCTCCAGAGAGCAGGATTGGACAGAACAGGAAGTATCTGTGGAGTCCAGCCCCACTATTATCTACCAGGAGGTGTCTGGTGGGGAATCCCAGTCCGCCACTTCCACCATCAAAGCCCTGTTGGAGCTTCAGCAGACAACAG CAGTGAAGGAGAAGGGAGAGCCCAAACCCAGGCAGCACACCATCGACCTGAGCCAGATGGCCGTGCCCATCCAGCTGGCCCAGGAGAAGAAGCCCAGCCCGGAGTCCCCTAGGCCCTCCACCTCAGAGGCTGAGCCCAGTACTGAGTACGTCACAGCAG GTAAAGTCAGCAGCAGAGTGGTAGTGCCCTCGGAGGATGATAACGTGGTCATGTCCTCCAGCCAGCAGCTGGGGAAGCCTCCCAAAATCAGCAGCCAGGCTACCGTGGTAACCAAACCAGCTGCTACCGTCCTCTCTGCAGCTTCCCACGTCAGCCACATG CCCTCTGACAGCCATGGTAAAACGGAAACTGTGTTAGAGGTGGGCGAGCTGGAAGGCGACACCTTGGACCCCCAAACAGGCTTGTTTTACCGCTCCAGCCAACCAACTACAGATCCCATAAAGCAAACCACCCACTCCGCAGCCGCTCAGCCGCACCCCCCGAGCCAGGCAGAGGCCGAGCAGAGCCGCCACAGCTCCGCCTACACTCAGCCGCCACTGCCTCCACCACAACTGCATAGCAAACCTCAAATCAGCCagccttcctcttcctccaccatCTTCCCCTCTACTCTTCCTCCGACTAAGAAACTCCCAAAACTACGAGAGCAGAGTCAGCCCAAACCCCAGGCCTTAACCCAGAGCCCCAAAGACAGACCCCTGACTGCACCACTCCAAGCTGGGGCAAAGGTCACGGCCCTGGCCACACCAACCAAGCCCCTGTTGACGCCGCAGCTTCCGAAGCTCCAGCAAGCACCCACATCTCACCACAGACCCCTGCACACACCCATGTCCCACCCTCCTCCACTGCAGGCGCACCACCCTGTCAGCACTGAAAAGACTGCCTCCAGCCAG CCAATCATCACACAGAGCGCCACCGTCACCAAGATCACCTTTGGCAGCGCCCACCATTCATCGCCAGTCTTTAGCAGCGGTGAGGCCACCGCCAAACTGATTCCCGAGTCCAGCTCCAGGCCCTCGGGAGACAAGCCCTCGGTGTCAGACATCCTGAAGATTTCCATGATGGAAGCAGAGATCGATCCAAGCACAGAGCCCATGGTGGTGGATTCCTCCAGTGACTGCGGCCCTATGGGGAAAGCCATGGAGGTGCAGGCCGTGTCAGGCACACTGGACTCGGGCCAGTTCATCAGCAGCTCTGGAGCTTCCATGCATCATCCCCTCACAAAACCCCAGCAGTTCAGCTGCATGCAAGGCCTCACAGCACAGAGGGGCAAAGAAGACCTGGAGATCATTGAG GTGATTCCTCAGTACTCCATCCTGCCGGACTCCAGCCAATCCAACGTGGTGGTGGAGCCCAGCGGCTTCCTGGAGATCACCAATTACACCAGCCAGCAGCTGGAGGAGGATAGCCCCATGGAGCAGGAGGTGGACAGCAGCAACGATGAGGCCACAGCAGCCAGTCCCCCGAACCAACCATAG